A single Ignavibacteriales bacterium DNA region contains:
- a CDS encoding VWA domain-containing protein, with protein MAAGIPVIIHLLNLRKLQRVEFSTLRFLKELQKNQIRKIKLKQWILLLLRVLLILFLVTAFSRPALKGVSVAGITSSAKTTAILIIDNSFSMDVIDKDGSLFNKAKSSALALVNTLQEGDEVAVITTADNIPEIQLTKNLTEVKKKIRDLEISAAKGKTGDALLKAVPLIEQSLNYNREIFIFSDFQEGGFPSAGDATDLSSVLGERVHTYLIPVKKEGIYNAGIDDLRVNSEILEPGKTISVTVTAANHSSDKSSDCIISVYINGERAAQKSVTLGPGAALPVDFDIPLTVTGHVTVTAGLEEDDITGDNLRYASFYIPRQLNALLLHDTASDIEFLKPALQAAFGTEKFTLTVRSSSSASGTDLSAYNAIVLVTGAAAVNSEPFKKYLETGKGGILLFPSARVKPDIYRSFLLSLGLPQPGVLAGSPGNTARPFYFDKTELNHPLFTGIFEKGKEKAASPDIYSYLQFFPGGRGKSVITLADGTAALSEHRSGNGRILCFTIPPSLEYSNLPLKGIFVPMLYRSVYYLSGTGQKDSSLMAGEALRFAVPSAKKDQLKLSLPSGDDEYISDDQIQSGLFTFRSTGRTGVYDLLSGSEVLERKSVNHDPAESRTTSAEDEQLKEYFKKSGAANEPVILDYGAAITEEINQARFGTELWKFFLLLALLTAIAEMAVARVSKKELTIDNE; from the coding sequence TTGGCTGCGGGGATCCCCGTTATTATCCACTTACTCAATCTGCGCAAGCTTCAGCGGGTTGAGTTCAGTACGCTCCGCTTTCTTAAGGAACTGCAGAAAAATCAGATCAGAAAAATCAAACTGAAGCAGTGGATTCTTCTGCTGCTGCGCGTTCTTCTTATACTGTTTCTGGTTACTGCTTTTTCACGCCCGGCACTTAAAGGAGTCTCGGTTGCCGGCATCACTTCTTCCGCCAAAACCACAGCCATCCTCATTATTGACAACTCCTTCAGTATGGATGTAATAGATAAGGACGGCTCCCTGTTCAATAAAGCAAAATCCTCAGCCCTTGCGCTCGTGAACACTCTGCAGGAGGGGGATGAGGTTGCCGTGATTACTACAGCAGACAACATACCGGAAATACAGCTCACAAAAAACCTGACCGAAGTTAAAAAGAAGATACGTGATCTTGAGATCAGTGCGGCAAAAGGGAAAACCGGGGATGCGTTGCTTAAAGCGGTTCCCCTTATTGAACAATCACTGAACTATAACCGGGAGATATTTATCTTTTCAGATTTTCAGGAGGGTGGTTTTCCATCAGCCGGGGACGCAACCGACCTGAGCTCAGTTCTCGGCGAGCGGGTGCATACCTATCTTATTCCGGTGAAAAAGGAGGGTATCTATAACGCCGGCATTGACGATCTGCGGGTCAACTCTGAGATTCTTGAACCGGGTAAAACCATAAGCGTAACCGTAACGGCCGCAAACCATTCATCTGACAAAAGCAGTGACTGCATCATCTCCGTATATATTAACGGAGAACGCGCGGCACAGAAAAGCGTAACCCTGGGCCCGGGAGCGGCGCTTCCGGTTGATTTTGATATCCCCCTTACCGTAACCGGACATGTAACCGTGACCGCAGGACTTGAGGAGGATGATATTACCGGTGATAATCTCCGCTATGCGTCATTCTATATACCGCGTCAGCTAAACGCGCTGCTTTTGCATGACACCGCCTCAGATATCGAATTCCTGAAGCCTGCTCTGCAGGCAGCATTCGGCACAGAAAAGTTTACCCTCACAGTCAGATCCTCTTCCTCAGCATCGGGAACTGATCTTTCCGCCTATAATGCCATCGTCCTGGTGACCGGTGCAGCCGCTGTTAACTCCGAGCCATTCAAAAAATATCTGGAAACAGGCAAAGGAGGAATTCTGCTTTTTCCTTCAGCCCGGGTAAAGCCGGATATATACAGAAGTTTTCTGCTTTCACTCGGACTGCCGCAGCCGGGAGTGCTTGCCGGAAGTCCCGGCAATACCGCGCGGCCTTTTTACTTTGACAAGACTGAGCTGAATCATCCTCTCTTCACGGGAATATTTGAGAAGGGGAAGGAAAAAGCCGCCAGTCCTGATATATACAGCTACCTCCAGTTTTTCCCCGGAGGAAGAGGAAAATCCGTCATAACCCTCGCTGACGGAACCGCTGCACTTTCTGAACACAGAAGCGGGAACGGCAGGATACTCTGTTTTACCATCCCCCCCTCGCTTGAATACAGCAATCTTCCGCTCAAAGGGATATTTGTGCCCATGCTCTACCGATCAGTGTATTATCTCTCAGGCACGGGGCAGAAGGACTCATCCCTGATGGCCGGTGAAGCGCTCCGCTTTGCCGTTCCATCCGCTAAAAAAGATCAGCTTAAACTAAGCCTTCCATCCGGGGATGACGAGTATATATCAGACGATCAGATACAATCCGGACTCTTCACCTTTCGCTCGACCGGACGTACCGGTGTCTATGATCTTCTGAGCGGCAGCGAAGTACTTGAGCGGAAAAGCGTGAATCATGATCCGGCCGAATCAAGAACCACATCTGCCGAAGATGAGCAGCTGAAAGAATATTTCAAAAAATCAGGTGCAGCAAACGAGCCGGTTATACTTGATTACGGCGCTGCGATTACGGAAGAAATCAATCAGGCACGTTTTGGCACAGAACTGTGGAAGTTTTTTCTCCTTCTGGCCCTTCTCACCGCAATAGCCGAAATGGCAGTTGCACGAGTCAGCAAAAAAGAATTGACGATAGATAATGAATAA
- a CDS encoding fused response regulator/phosphatase, producing the protein MEILLVDDFEEALFVLKNLVRQLGHTTLTANDGNEAMKIMRNSNISLVITDWEMPGMNGTELIKAIRNEITSRYVYIIMLTAKGGRSEIVEGLEAGADDFIVKPFNPQELKVRVANGERILQLEKNLAEKNLILEVANEKLTAAYQQIQRDLEAAAALQQKLLPRQNAVIGNYAFDWLFLPSKFIAGDILNFYQIHENYIAFYLLDVAGHGIPSAMLSFSLSQMFTAEAAASRILTPEFRNTQSLENISIENFLSHLNTAFFKPEDTSGFFTILFGVIEISSGRVKIARAGHTLPLLIRKGGEATFIKSKGMPIGILDAVTFEEHHLELYEGDKLIIYSDGITECANGADQMFGTDGLVRFMDFYGKGEVKNLIPLLKDSLIRWKGGQEFNDDVSMLIVSR; encoded by the coding sequence ATGGAAATCCTTCTTGTTGATGATTTTGAAGAAGCGCTCTTTGTTCTGAAAAATCTGGTCCGCCAGCTCGGCCACACCACCCTCACCGCCAATGACGGCAATGAGGCGATGAAGATTATGCGGAACAGCAATATCAGTCTGGTAATTACAGACTGGGAGATGCCCGGCATGAACGGCACCGAACTGATAAAAGCCATCAGAAATGAAATTACTTCACGCTATGTATATATCATTATGCTCACTGCCAAAGGGGGGAGGAGTGAGATAGTTGAAGGGCTTGAGGCCGGCGCGGATGATTTTATCGTTAAGCCATTTAATCCGCAGGAACTTAAAGTAAGGGTTGCAAACGGAGAGCGGATTCTGCAGCTTGAAAAAAATCTTGCTGAAAAAAATCTGATTCTTGAAGTTGCCAACGAGAAATTAACCGCCGCTTATCAGCAGATTCAGCGCGATCTTGAGGCAGCAGCAGCCCTGCAGCAAAAACTGCTCCCCCGCCAGAATGCTGTTATCGGCAACTATGCGTTTGACTGGCTTTTTCTTCCGTCTAAATTTATTGCCGGTGATATACTGAACTTTTATCAGATACACGAAAACTATATCGCGTTTTATCTCCTTGATGTGGCAGGGCACGGTATTCCCTCCGCAATGCTGTCTTTTTCGCTGAGCCAGATGTTTACTGCCGAGGCTGCCGCTTCAAGGATTCTGACGCCGGAATTCAGAAATACTCAGTCGCTTGAGAATATATCCATCGAAAATTTCCTCAGCCATCTTAACACTGCGTTCTTCAAACCGGAAGATACCTCCGGATTCTTTACTATTTTATTCGGTGTTATTGAAATATCCTCCGGCAGAGTTAAAATCGCGCGTGCCGGCCACACTCTTCCCCTGCTCATAAGAAAGGGGGGTGAGGCAACTTTCATTAAAAGCAAAGGAATGCCCATAGGCATACTTGATGCAGTTACCTTTGAAGAGCACCATCTTGAACTGTATGAAGGGGACAAACTTATCATCTATTCCGATGGTATCACAGAGTGCGCAAACGGCGCTGATCAGATGTTCGGAACGGACGGTCTTGTGCGCTTCATGGATTTTTACGGCAAAGGAGAAGTTAAAAATCTGATTCCTCTGCTCAAAGACTCACTCATCCGCTGGAAAGGCGGCCAGGAGTTTAATGATGATGTATCCATGCTGATTGTGAGCAGGTAG
- a CDS encoding aldo/keto reductase, whose product MKYRKVGKTDFHISEISLGCWTMGGLNWVDGRPNGWANVDENEVKAAIHYAIDQGVTHFDNADVYGNGRAEMMLARILGNLTNKVSIATKVGWFRGTAEHAYEPLHIRHQCEQSLINLKRDYIDLYYFHHGDFGQGDMYLDDAVAVMYKLKEEGKIRYIGQSAYSHDDFVKLIPRVKPDTLQSSANAIDDKFLREGTPTRKMLDEFGISFIAFSPLAQGLLLGKYSKDNPPKFEPGDHRETAPRFSVENLTKLEPKIAALKKHFGDSQEALTRAALQYLLVYTQTAAVIPGFRSLAQVKMNLSAADKPLTADEFAFVRSVFNEGN is encoded by the coding sequence ATGAAATACAGAAAAGTAGGAAAAACAGATTTTCACATTTCAGAAATCAGTCTCGGCTGCTGGACCATGGGCGGGCTCAACTGGGTTGACGGACGTCCCAACGGCTGGGCCAATGTGGATGAGAATGAAGTAAAGGCAGCAATTCATTACGCCATAGATCAGGGGGTGACACATTTTGACAACGCGGATGTTTATGGCAACGGACGTGCTGAAATGATGCTCGCGCGCATCCTCGGCAATCTGACTAATAAGGTGAGCATTGCAACCAAGGTCGGCTGGTTCCGTGGGACAGCAGAACACGCTTATGAACCGCTGCACATACGCCATCAGTGCGAGCAGTCACTCATAAACCTGAAACGGGATTATATAGACCTTTATTATTTTCATCACGGAGATTTCGGTCAGGGGGATATGTATCTTGATGACGCAGTGGCTGTTATGTATAAACTTAAAGAAGAAGGCAAAATCAGATATATCGGACAGTCAGCTTACTCACATGATGATTTTGTAAAACTGATCCCCAGGGTAAAACCCGACACACTGCAGAGCAGCGCCAATGCGATTGATGATAAGTTCCTCCGCGAAGGCACCCCCACCAGAAAAATGCTTGACGAATTCGGCATTTCATTTATCGCGTTTTCACCCCTTGCGCAGGGGCTTCTTCTCGGAAAATACAGCAAGGATAATCCTCCAAAATTTGAGCCCGGTGACCACCGCGAGACGGCTCCCCGGTTCTCCGTAGAAAATCTGACAAAACTTGAACCTAAGATAGCAGCTCTTAAAAAGCATTTTGGTGATTCTCAGGAAGCCCTTACCCGTGCGGCCCTGCAATATTTATTGGTATATACACAGACCGCGGCAGTTATCCCCGGCTTCCGGTCGCTCGCGCAGGTAAAAATGAATCTTAGCGCTGCTGATAAACCTCTCACCGCGGATGAATTTGCCTTTGTCCGTTCCGTATTCAACGAAGGAAACTGA
- the aspS gene encoding aspartate--tRNA ligase: MFFKSRTHTCGELRESNIGERVVLNGWVDTWRDLGGVIFIDLRDRYGITQVVFEPHISQEAHHAAKHLRSEFVVSIEGTVRTRPEGTANPVIPTGQIDVLGDSVTILNQAKTPPFQIKEESEASEELRLKYRYLDLRRPDMQKNMLLRHKMAQIVRKYFDENNFVEIETPVLMKSTPEGARDFLVPSRVHKGKFYALPQSPQQYKQILMVSGFDRYFQIVKCFRDEDLRADRQPEFTQIDVEMSFVDVDDIFKIVEGLMINLYRDAWGRELQIPIPRLTFDQSMERYGSDKPDLRFDLEMVNLNEVFKNTTFKVYQDALNNKGVITGLNAKGCGDYTRNQLDVLTDFVKKHGAGGLIWIRVKEEGLEAPTMKFFTEEEQKNLVTAMNAKPGDLLFILTGPRLKTLNIMGTLRLEMARRLELIKPDTEPKLLWVTDFPLFEWDEDSKRWFAMHHPFTSPKLEDLPYMETDPGRVRARAYDLVLNGSEIAGGSIRIHNKDLQQQMFKALGLSEEEAHEKFGFLMNAFEYGAPPHGGFAFGFDRLVMIFGGLQSLREVIAFPKTASGISLMDDCPSPVDEHQLKELHIRVRQ; this comes from the coding sequence ATGTTTTTTAAGAGCAGAACTCACACCTGCGGTGAGCTCAGAGAATCAAATATCGGTGAACGCGTTGTCCTGAACGGCTGGGTTGATACCTGGCGCGATCTGGGAGGGGTTATTTTTATTGATCTGAGAGACCGTTATGGCATCACTCAGGTTGTATTTGAACCGCACATCAGCCAGGAAGCGCATCATGCGGCAAAGCATCTGCGCAGTGAATTTGTGGTTTCCATAGAAGGAACCGTACGCACAAGACCGGAAGGAACTGCAAATCCGGTAATACCGACTGGACAGATTGACGTTCTCGGCGATTCAGTGACAATCCTGAATCAGGCAAAAACGCCTCCGTTCCAGATTAAAGAGGAGAGCGAAGCATCTGAAGAACTGCGGCTTAAGTACCGCTATCTTGACCTGCGCAGGCCTGATATGCAGAAAAACATGCTCCTGCGCCACAAAATGGCTCAGATTGTCCGCAAATACTTTGACGAAAACAATTTTGTTGAAATCGAAACTCCGGTGCTGATGAAGAGCACTCCTGAGGGAGCGCGGGACTTCTTGGTTCCGAGCCGGGTCCATAAAGGTAAGTTCTACGCTCTGCCTCAGTCCCCACAGCAGTATAAACAGATTCTGATGGTATCCGGTTTTGACCGCTATTTTCAGATAGTAAAGTGCTTCCGTGATGAGGATTTGCGCGCTGACCGTCAGCCTGAGTTCACCCAGATAGATGTGGAGATGTCATTTGTGGATGTGGATGATATCTTCAAAATCGTGGAGGGACTCATGATCAACCTCTATCGCGATGCCTGGGGCAGGGAGCTCCAGATACCCATCCCGCGCCTGACTTTTGACCAGTCTATGGAACGCTACGGTTCAGACAAGCCGGATCTGCGTTTTGATCTTGAGATGGTAAACCTGAATGAAGTATTTAAGAATACCACCTTCAAAGTATATCAGGATGCACTCAATAATAAGGGTGTGATAACCGGACTCAATGCAAAGGGATGCGGTGACTATACCCGTAATCAGCTTGATGTCCTTACAGACTTTGTGAAAAAGCACGGAGCAGGGGGACTCATCTGGATTCGCGTGAAGGAAGAAGGGCTGGAAGCTCCGACCATGAAATTCTTCACCGAAGAAGAACAAAAGAACCTGGTGACCGCAATGAATGCAAAACCGGGGGACCTTCTTTTCATTCTTACCGGACCGCGCCTTAAGACTTTGAATATTATGGGCACCCTGCGTCTTGAAATGGCCCGCCGCCTGGAACTGATTAAACCGGACACAGAACCAAAGCTTCTCTGGGTCACTGACTTCCCTCTCTTTGAGTGGGACGAGGATAGCAAACGGTGGTTCGCTATGCATCATCCTTTCACTTCTCCTAAGCTGGAGGATTTACCATATATGGAGACTGACCCCGGCCGGGTTCGCGCCCGTGCGTATGACCTGGTGCTAAACGGCAGTGAAATAGCAGGCGGAAGCATCAGAATTCATAATAAAGACCTTCAGCAGCAGATGTTTAAGGCACTCGGTCTTTCTGAGGAAGAAGCTCATGAAAAATTCGGCTTCCTGATGAATGCATTTGAATATGGCGCACCTCCTCACGGCGGATTTGCCTTCGGGTTTGACCGTCTGGTTATGATATTCGGCGGTCTGCAATCCCTGCGTGAAGTGATTGCGTTCCCCAAAACCGCCTCAGGCATCTCTCTGATGGATGACTGCCCCAGCCCGGTTGACGAACATCAGCTAAAAGAGCTGCACATCAGGGTTCGCCAGTAA
- a CDS encoding response regulator, translating to MAESGKYNVLLVEDNIENKDVITYFIKNMCQVDTAPDGPTAVEMVKNKQYDCVLMDINLGLGMNGIEATKKIRQVAGYDKTPIIAVTAYAMVGDREVFLEAGCTHYISKPFTKQEILSLLKTVLEEEEHDTI from the coding sequence ATGGCCGAGTCTGGTAAATACAACGTTCTGCTCGTAGAAGATAATATTGAAAATAAGGATGTTATCACCTATTTCATAAAAAATATGTGTCAGGTGGATACTGCTCCGGACGGCCCCACTGCTGTTGAAATGGTTAAAAACAAACAGTATGACTGCGTTCTGATGGACATCAACCTTGGGCTGGGTATGAATGGAATTGAGGCAACAAAGAAGATCAGACAGGTGGCCGGCTATGATAAGACGCCGATTATTGCTGTGACTGCTTATGCCATGGTAGGCGACAGGGAGGTTTTCCTTGAAGCCGGATGCACCCATTATATTTCAAAACCTTTCACCAAACAGGAAATTCTCTCTCTTCTTAAGACTGTCCTTGAAGAAGAGGAACACGATACTATCTGA
- a CDS encoding sigma-70 family RNA polymerase sigma factor — protein MTDEELILEFQQQETVRAFEILVQRYKNPLTNFVFRYLGDYEATADVVQETFIKVYKNKHTYKTIAKFSTWVYTIAGNLAKTELLKKKRRRIVSINSYGDENETMDLPDSGHTPDTLTDSGIMDTMIQDALMQLNEVYREAVILRDIQELSYEEIAEMLKLEVGTVKSRINRGRARLKELLKELRND, from the coding sequence CTGACCGACGAAGAACTGATCCTGGAATTTCAGCAGCAGGAGACCGTCCGTGCTTTTGAGATTCTTGTTCAGCGCTATAAAAATCCCCTGACGAACTTTGTGTTTCGTTATCTCGGGGATTATGAGGCAACGGCTGATGTTGTTCAGGAAACGTTTATTAAGGTGTACAAAAACAAGCACACCTATAAAACGATCGCAAAATTCTCGACATGGGTTTATACCATCGCGGGAAACCTGGCAAAAACAGAACTGCTGAAAAAGAAACGGCGCAGAATTGTTTCGATTAACTCCTACGGAGATGAAAACGAAACAATGGATCTTCCTGATTCGGGACATACACCGGATACACTGACCGACAGCGGTATTATGGACACCATGATCCAGGATGCGCTGATGCAGCTCAACGAGGTGTACCGCGAGGCAGTTATCCTCCGGGATATACAAGAACTCTCTTACGAAGAAATCGCCGAGATGCTTAAACTGGAAGTAGGTACGGTAAAATCACGTATCAACCGCGGAAGAGCCCGGCTTAAGGAGTTATTAAAGGAATTAAGGAACGATTAG
- a CDS encoding geranylgeranylglyceryl/heptaprenylglyceryl phosphate synthase has product MDAYLKEKITSDGAAYLILIDPDKITTEETPRFIRDCEEAGVDGFLIGGSLMMHGDLDKAISDVKECTKLPVIIFPGSINQVSAKADAILFISLISGRNPEHLIGKHVMAAPLIKRYGLEPLPTGYMLIESGAKTTAEYISGSSPIPRNKPEIAAATALAAQFMGMRYVYLEAGSGAERPVPFEMVRLVSEMVDIPVIAGGGIRNAETAAEMVRSGAKIIVTGNYFESPENRPRLKEFSRAIKGK; this is encoded by the coding sequence ATTGATGCGTATCTGAAGGAGAAAATCACCTCCGATGGCGCTGCTTATCTTATTCTGATTGACCCCGATAAGATCACTACAGAAGAAACTCCCCGCTTCATTCGCGATTGTGAGGAAGCCGGAGTGGATGGTTTTCTGATAGGGGGCTCTCTGATGATGCATGGTGACCTGGACAAAGCTATCAGCGATGTTAAGGAATGTACCAAACTGCCGGTAATTATCTTTCCGGGAAGCATTAATCAGGTCAGCGCCAAAGCCGATGCTATACTTTTTATCTCATTGATCAGCGGAAGAAATCCCGAGCATCTGATAGGCAAGCATGTGATGGCTGCTCCGCTGATAAAGCGCTACGGACTTGAACCCCTCCCGACCGGATATATGCTGATTGAGTCGGGCGCCAAGACCACTGCAGAATATATCAGCGGAAGTTCCCCCATACCGCGCAATAAGCCGGAGATAGCTGCTGCCACTGCCTTAGCTGCACAGTTTATGGGGATGCGGTATGTCTATCTTGAGGCCGGCTCGGGAGCAGAGCGGCCGGTACCGTTCGAAATGGTGAGGTTAGTAAGTGAAATGGTGGATATACCGGTCATAGCAGGGGGCGGAATACGCAATGCAGAAACCGCCGCGGAGATGGTCCGCAGCGGCGCAAAAATTATCGTAACGGGGAATTATTTTGAATCACCGGAAAACAGGCCCCGGTTAAAAGAGTTCAGCAGAGCAATTAAAGGGAAGTGA
- a CDS encoding DsbA family oxidoreductase → MAQVEIDIISDVVCPFCYIGKTHLERAIKKTGLDPVIRWHPFQLNPDLDEAGVDRIQHMNAKFGSPEKVEKAEKVVVEMAEKAGIHFNLTAQKVQPNTFRLHKLLALAQMENLGNELQVKFFDAFFVNGIDLSKEENILDVAETAGLDRSEAKACLDDETFSEELRYAESAAKGTGVRAVPFFIFNNKFAVSGAQPVETFIEALTKAEEEASALRTKKKPVKSEDEDIDPDLEEDLPLDEYDEEDFDDDEFDDDYRRKDD, encoded by the coding sequence ATGGCACAAGTAGAAATAGACATTATATCCGATGTGGTCTGCCCATTCTGTTATATCGGCAAGACCCATCTTGAACGCGCAATTAAAAAAACCGGTCTTGACCCTGTCATCCGCTGGCATCCTTTTCAGTTAAATCCCGATCTGGATGAAGCCGGCGTTGACCGCATCCAGCACATGAACGCCAAATTCGGCAGTCCCGAAAAGGTTGAAAAAGCCGAAAAAGTGGTGGTTGAAATGGCTGAAAAAGCCGGAATACACTTCAATCTGACCGCTCAGAAAGTCCAGCCAAATACCTTCCGGCTGCACAAACTTCTGGCTCTGGCACAGATGGAAAACCTGGGGAACGAGCTTCAGGTGAAATTTTTTGATGCATTCTTCGTTAACGGTATTGACCTGAGCAAGGAGGAAAACATCCTCGATGTTGCCGAAACTGCCGGGCTCGACCGCTCAGAAGCCAAGGCCTGTCTGGATGACGAGACTTTCTCCGAAGAGCTCCGTTATGCGGAAAGCGCGGCAAAGGGAACCGGAGTCCGTGCCGTTCCTTTCTTCATCTTTAATAATAAGTTTGCCGTAAGCGGTGCGCAGCCGGTGGAGACTTTTATTGAAGCGCTCACCAAAGCCGAGGAAGAGGCCTCAGCGCTCCGCACAAAAAAGAAACCGGTAAAGAGCGAGGATGAGGATATAGATCCTGATCTTGAAGAGGATCTGCCGTTAGATGAATATGACGAAGAGGATTTTGACGATGATGAGTTTGATGATGACTACAGAAGGAAAGATGACTGA
- a CDS encoding T9SS type A sorting domain-containing protein gives MVPNYEYPKPGKGLWWFDGIWLYKNGLRAYLATGSMINNDIYLQYISDTITAAKELKVLNLSRMSDSLYQIGEYAGRSEYFPYLTPDRKKMIFIANYDSVFKYYVSRLIIDENGDSVLTGTKEESSVEFPKEIEFYQNYPNPFNPETTLSFRLPDEMSISLKIYSIEGSEIRTLAKGKYPAGYHTVMVSGFPASGIYIASLITESGIYSQKIMYLK, from the coding sequence ATGGTTCCCAATTATGAGTATCCAAAGCCCGGGAAAGGACTTTGGTGGTTTGATGGAATATGGCTGTATAAGAATGGATTACGGGCATATCTGGCTACCGGCTCTATGATAAATAACGATATCTATTTACAATATATATCTGATACAATAACTGCTGCAAAGGAACTCAAAGTATTGAATTTAAGCAGGATGTCAGACAGTTTATATCAAATTGGAGAATATGCCGGAAGATCAGAATATTTCCCCTATCTTACTCCCGATCGCAAAAAGATGATCTTTATTGCAAATTATGACAGTGTGTTTAAGTATTATGTAAGCAGACTGATAATTGATGAAAACGGAGATTCAGTTTTAACAGGCACAAAAGAAGAATCATCGGTGGAATTTCCAAAAGAAATCGAATTTTATCAGAACTATCCCAACCCTTTTAATCCTGAGACAACCCTTTCATTCCGGTTGCCGGATGAAATGAGTATTTCTCTGAAAATCTATTCCATAGAAGGGAGTGAAATACGCACACTGGCTAAAGGGAAATACCCGGCCGGTTATCACACGGTCATGGTGAGCGGGTTTCCGGCCTCCGGCATATATATTGCTTCGCTGATAACAGAATCTGGTATCTACTCACAAAAGATTATGTATCTGAAATAG
- a CDS encoding T9SS type A sorting domain-containing protein — MLSKIVFTFLLSGISLFAQFTYPLAPEVWSKPEKLLPDSLAQLPYSPFSLTATGDTLLYGFQYVYFIYKDSAGNWQGPKKLSPLYGIPNYSPDYPVLTPDKKTLYFTDLRSFRMYKCRFNDSTGVWGTPEVFYDNGFNVNPRWYCINFLNDSTMFVVGEGRTRLARMVNGKWFPNYEYPKPGQGLFWSNGIWLNHTGFRAYYSLGQTQNFDILLKYMNDSDTSILMTTILNLSTMSDSLYQIGEYAGRSEYFPYLSADRKKMVFIANYDSVFKYYVSRLIIDENGDSVLTGTKEESSVEFPKEIEFYQNYPNPFNPETTLSFRLPDEMSISLKIYSIDGSEIRTLAKGKYPAGYHTVRVSGFPASGIYIASLITVSGIYSQKILHIK; from the coding sequence ATGCTGTCTAAAATAGTATTCACATTTCTGCTCTCAGGTATTTCCCTGTTTGCTCAGTTCACTTACCCCTTGGCTCCGGAGGTGTGGAGCAAACCGGAAAAACTTCTCCCGGATAGTTTGGCGCAATTACCATACAGCCCATTTAGTCTTACTGCCACAGGTGATACTCTGCTTTACGGATTTCAGTATGTTTATTTTATCTACAAGGATTCAGCCGGAAACTGGCAGGGGCCGAAGAAACTGAGTCCTCTCTATGGAATCCCCAACTATTCACCAGACTATCCTGTTTTAACCCCTGACAAAAAGACCCTGTATTTCACCGATTTACGGAGTTTTAGAATGTATAAATGCCGGTTTAATGATTCAACAGGCGTGTGGGGCACTCCTGAAGTTTTTTATGATAATGGCTTTAATGTAAACCCACGCTGGTACTGTATCAATTTTCTGAACGACAGCACAATGTTTGTTGTGGGAGAGGGGCGAACCCGGCTTGCAAGAATGGTCAATGGTAAATGGTTCCCAAATTATGAGTATCCAAAGCCCGGACAGGGTTTATTCTGGAGTAATGGTATTTGGTTAAATCATACTGGTTTTCGTGCATACTACTCATTAGGGCAAACTCAAAACTTTGATATATTGTTAAAGTATATGAATGATTCAGATACTTCAATCCTGATGACGACAATATTAAATTTAAGTACAATGTCAGACAGTTTATATCAAATTGGGGAATATGCAGGGAGATCAGAATATTTCCCCTATCTGAGTGCCGACAGGAAAAAGATGGTTTTTATTGCAAATTATGACAGTGTGTTTAAGTATTATGTAAGCAGACTGATAATTGATGAAAACGGAGATTCGGTTTTAACAGGCACAAAAGAAGAATCATCGGTGGAATTTCCAAAAGAAATCGAATTTTATCAGAACTACCCAAATCCTTTTAACCCTGAGACAACCCTTTCCTTCCGGTTGCCGGATGAAATGAGTATTTCTCTGAAAATCTATTCCATAGACGGGAGTGAAATACGCACACTGGCTAAAGGGAAATACCCGGCTGGATATCACACGGTCAGGGTGAGCGGGTTTCCGGCGTCAGGCATATATATTGCATCACTTATAACAGTATCAGGCATCTACTCACAAAAGATACTTCACATAAAATAG